A genomic region of bacterium contains the following coding sequences:
- the trpE gene encoding anthranilate synthase component I, producing MKVTPSPADFRRLAEHASVVPVRITLLSDRETPVSAFGKLVGDAPGFLLESLEGGERWAHWSFLGWDPVFTLTSRDGACHADDARVRIPDGDPLTVLEGLLARYATEPMDDLPPLHSGAVGYLSYDAVRYIERLPDRPPDDRGLPEMMWQFVGSLAALDHPRQTLHLVRNVFIDLEDDLDAAYDDAVTRLHEAAERLGTALRYRPAARPDRSARPDLPIASTLDREEFERAVLTVKDYIREGDAYQVVLSRRIAAPFAGDPFGLYRALRLINPSPFLFYLRHPEVTVVGASPELMTRVRNGTVFSRPIAGTRRRGVSEEEDLALEQEMLADPKERAEHVMLIDLARNDLGRVCDYGTVTVDDLMVVERYSHVMHLVSGVSGRLRDGLGPVDVVRAVFPHGTVSGAPKVRAMEIIDEMEPVARGPYAGAAGYMDFSGNVDTAICLRTVVIAGGTAWVQVGAGLVADSDPAAEFQETEDKAAAALAAVAGADLL from the coding sequence ATGAAAGTCACTCCGAGCCCGGCTGACTTCCGCCGCCTGGCCGAGCATGCCTCGGTGGTCCCGGTCAGGATCACCCTGCTGTCCGATCGGGAGACCCCGGTCAGCGCCTTCGGCAAGCTGGTCGGCGATGCGCCCGGCTTCCTCCTCGAGTCCCTCGAGGGAGGGGAGCGTTGGGCGCACTGGTCGTTCCTCGGATGGGACCCGGTCTTCACTCTCACCAGCCGGGACGGGGCCTGCCATGCCGACGATGCCCGGGTCCGGATACCGGATGGGGATCCGCTGACGGTCCTCGAAGGGCTGCTGGCCCGCTACGCCACCGAGCCGATGGACGATCTTCCACCTTTGCACTCCGGCGCGGTCGGGTACCTCTCCTATGACGCGGTGCGGTACATCGAACGGCTCCCCGACCGGCCGCCCGACGACCGTGGCCTGCCCGAGATGATGTGGCAGTTCGTCGGGAGCCTGGCGGCGCTCGACCATCCCCGTCAGACGCTGCATCTGGTTCGCAATGTCTTCATCGACCTCGAGGACGACCTCGACGCCGCGTATGACGACGCGGTGACCCGGCTCCACGAAGCCGCGGAACGGCTCGGTACGGCCCTTCGCTACCGCCCGGCCGCCCGGCCCGACCGCTCCGCCCGGCCCGACCTGCCCATCGCCTCCACGCTGGACCGCGAGGAGTTCGAGCGGGCCGTCCTCACGGTCAAGGACTACATCCGGGAGGGCGACGCCTACCAGGTGGTGCTGAGCCGCCGTATTGCAGCGCCTTTCGCGGGCGATCCGTTCGGCCTCTACCGTGCCCTGCGCCTCATCAACCCCTCGCCCTTTCTCTTCTACTTGAGGCACCCGGAGGTCACCGTGGTGGGTGCGTCGCCCGAGCTGATGACCAGGGTCAGGAACGGCACCGTGTTCTCCCGTCCCATCGCCGGCACCCGGAGGCGCGGTGTGTCCGAGGAGGAGGACCTGGCCTTGGAGCAGGAGATGCTGGCCGACCCGAAGGAGCGGGCCGAACACGTCATGCTCATCGACCTAGCCCGCAACGATCTGGGCCGGGTGTGCGACTACGGCACGGTGACCGTGGACGACCTGATGGTGGTGGAGCGCTACTCGCACGTCATGCATCTGGTGTCGGGCGTGTCGGGACGGCTCCGTGACGGGCTGGGGCCGGTCGACGTGGTCCGGGCGGTGTTCCCCCATGGCACCGTTTCGGGGGCGCCCAAGGTGCGGGCCATGGAGATCATCGATGAGATGGAGCCGGTGGCCCGAGGCCCTTATGCCGGCGCCGCCGGCTACATGGACTTCAGCGGCAACGTGGACACCGCCATCTGCCTGCGGACCGTCGTGATCGCGGGCGGCACCGCCTGGGTCCAGGTGGGCGCCGGACTGGTGGCCGACTCCGATCCGGCGGCGGAATTCCAGGAGACCGAGGACAAGGCGGCCGCGGCTCTGGCGGCCGTGGCGGGGGCCGATCTGCTTTGA
- a CDS encoding L,D-transpeptidase → MMRIRVGAIAVLATLLLPVPGVLAQTSGDGGRAPLSLRDSLGPGDVLLRGQSLLSPDGSYRLAFLWGGNLVLYRDLTPYWGVEEVWSAGTAGLGGDRIVMQPEGDLVMYSAPRLGGGPVWRSGTDGFDGAELALPRDGGATIRLNDAQLLWSAGLTAPDVGLGGRRHAVYDRRGEKMMMWLVEADGTLVDSYPVSGMYRNPPAGHYEVYSKSPIAYGYRGGSMNDMVRFAWGLNGWRIGFHAIPLRSNGEPVQTLDQLGLSLSAGCVRQRADKAEFLYEWAPIGMPVVVLG, encoded by the coding sequence ATGATGCGGATCCGAGTCGGCGCCATAGCGGTCCTGGCGACCCTTCTTCTCCCTGTTCCCGGCGTGCTCGCCCAGACGAGCGGCGACGGCGGGCGGGCACCCCTATCCCTCCGAGACTCGCTCGGACCCGGCGACGTTCTGCTGCGCGGTCAATCCCTCCTGTCCCCCGACGGTTCCTACCGGTTGGCCTTCCTCTGGGGCGGCAACCTCGTCCTGTATCGCGACCTCACTCCCTATTGGGGTGTCGAGGAAGTCTGGTCGGCAGGTACCGCCGGCTTGGGAGGCGACCGCATCGTCATGCAGCCCGAAGGCGACCTCGTCATGTACTCGGCGCCCCGGCTCGGAGGTGGGCCGGTCTGGCGTTCCGGCACGGACGGTTTCGACGGCGCCGAGCTTGCGCTGCCCCGGGACGGCGGAGCAACGATCCGCCTCAACGATGCGCAGTTGCTCTGGTCGGCCGGGCTCACGGCGCCGGACGTGGGCCTCGGCGGCCGCAGGCACGCGGTCTACGACCGGCGTGGCGAGAAGATGATGATGTGGCTGGTCGAGGCCGACGGCACGCTCGTGGATAGCTACCCGGTCAGCGGTATGTACCGGAATCCTCCCGCCGGTCATTACGAGGTCTATTCCAAATCGCCGATCGCCTACGGATACAGGGGCGGCAGCATGAACGACATGGTGCGTTTCGCGTGGGGCTTGAACGGTTGGCGGATCGGGTTCCATGCCATACCTCTCCGGAGCAACGGGGAGCCTGTGCAGACGCTCGACCAGTTGGGCCTATCCCTGTCGGCGGGATGCGTGCGGCAGAGAGCCGACAAGGCGGAGTTCCTGTACGAGTGGGCGCCGATCGGCATGCCGGTGGTCGTGCTCGGTTGA
- a CDS encoding DUF6092 family protein yields MDGITMSNQEIDPREFLFDFVLYLVTCARLHLDEKPIYGAFRMIEGASRLIEAAENLPGWEVDAFLTEQRAAIQANKARMTLDKDGFRGWLSDLAREMAAEATRRNLDPPD; encoded by the coding sequence GTGGACGGCATCACCATGAGCAACCAGGAGATCGATCCCCGGGAGTTCCTGTTCGACTTCGTGCTGTACCTGGTGACCTGCGCCCGGCTCCATCTCGATGAGAAACCCATCTACGGTGCGTTCCGGATGATCGAGGGCGCCAGCCGCCTGATCGAGGCGGCCGAGAACCTACCCGGCTGGGAGGTGGATGCCTTCCTAACCGAGCAACGGGCGGCGATCCAGGCCAACAAGGCCCGGATGACGCTTGACAAGGACGGCTTCCGCGGCTGGCTGAGCGACCTGGCCAGGGAGATGGCCGCCGAGGCCACGAGGAGAAACCTCGACCCGCCCGACTGA
- a CDS encoding nitroreductase family protein — protein sequence MSAPMAVFEAMRRRRMHRDFLPEPPDRATLDRLVYAAGRAQVARPGIRHLIVITDPRIVHTLRQACPGFVNNAPAAIAVCSDLKRSEEESGVRGVEVVSRLDAGASAAFMAIAAPALGIGVCKVTSWSEEVVQAILGLPEHVRPEVLMAVGVPVSNPSKPLKGFQPSVHADRFDQPWTASP from the coding sequence TTGAGCGCTCCGATGGCGGTGTTCGAGGCGATGCGACGGCGCCGCATGCACCGAGACTTCCTGCCCGAACCGCCCGACCGCGCCACCCTCGATCGTCTGGTCTACGCCGCCGGTCGAGCCCAGGTGGCCCGCCCGGGGATCCGCCACCTGATCGTGATCACCGATCCGCGGATCGTCCACACCCTGCGTCAGGCCTGCCCGGGATTCGTGAACAACGCCCCGGCCGCCATAGCCGTCTGCAGCGATCTGAAGCGGTCGGAGGAGGAGTCCGGCGTACGCGGGGTGGAGGTGGTGAGCAGGCTGGATGCGGGTGCGTCCGCCGCATTCATGGCCATCGCCGCGCCCGCGCTCGGTATCGGCGTCTGCAAGGTCACCAGCTGGAGCGAAGAAGTGGTCCAGGCCATCCTGGGCCTCCCGGAGCACGTGCGCCCGGAGGTGTTGATGGCGGTGGGAGTACCGGTCTCCAACCCGTCCAAGCCGCTGAAGGGTTTCCAGCCCTCCGTTCATGCCGACCGGTTCGATCAGCCGTGGACGGCATCACCATGA